The following nucleotide sequence is from bacterium.
ATTGACCTTTGACTTTTTTTATTTTAAAAAAGCTCTCTAAGAAAAGGAGATAATTATGAGTAGAATTTCAAACGAAAGAATGTCCAAAGCTATGAAACAGTTGGAATCTATTTCCAAAGAGGATCACGAAAAAGTTATGGCTCTGGCTAATATTGTTAAGCCCTTAAGAAGCGTTCTTCACAAAACTCCTGATGATTACGACATGAAAGGCTGGGAAGACATTTATTTCCAGTCCGATGACGGAATCCCCTTAGAAGGCTGGTATATCAGCGCAACAGGCGGAGAAAGTGATAAATTAATTATTTTCAATCATGCTCTACCTATGTGTCGTGCTGGTTTTCCTGGTCACCTTGGAGAGCCTTGGAGTCAGTTCGATGCCGTCGAAATCGACTTTGTGATTCAAATGAAACATTTTGCTGATGCTGGTTATAATGTTCTGGCTTATGACATTAGAAACCACGGAAATAGTGGCGCTGCCAATGGTGGGCTCTCTGGTATCGGCCAATGGGAGTGGAGAGACTGCGTCGGTGTAAAAAAATATGTCGATTCGCACCCACGATTATC
It contains:
- a CDS encoding prolyl oligopeptidase family serine peptidase: MSKAMKQLESISKEDHEKVMALANIVKPLRSVLHKTPDDYDMKGWEDIYFQSDDGIPLEGWYISATGGESDKLIIFNHALPMCRAGFPGHLGEPWSQFDAVEIDFVIQMKHFADAGYNVLAYDIRNHGNSGAANGGLSGIGQWEWRDCVGVKKYVDSHPRLSKMKVGLYSQCMGGNSQYEAISRKPDLFENVSCMCSPMVVSMSAIYSAFSELYGVSQYQELIDLELLKMGAFVADEMTPHKAAPNVKMPVLMVQVYDDEWTRNPEDAQKTFDLLGSEEKELLWIRDTTKRFKDGYNYFGRHPEKILPFFDKYMK